Proteins from one Sphingopyxis terrae subsp. terrae NBRC 15098 genomic window:
- the typA gene encoding translational GTPase TypA yields MSLRNIAIIAHVDHGKTTLVDQLFRQSGTFRDNQRVEERAMDSNDLEKERGITILAKCTSVEWGEGADATRINIVDTPGHADFGGEVERILSMVDGVILLVDAAEGPMPQTKFVTGKALALGLKPIVVVNKIDRSDARAAEVLDEVFELFLTLDANDEQLDFPILYASGRGGYASESPDAREGTLEPLFKTIVSHVPTPGLDEEAPFTFLATLLDRDNFIGRILTGRVQSGTVKVNQPIHALDMDGKVIETGRASKLLAFRGLDRVPVEEARAGDIVAIAGLTNATVANTIADTSVSEPIAAQPIDPPTLSMRFAVNDSPMAGREGSKVTSRMIRDRLYREAETNVAIRITESADKDSFEVAGRGELQLGVLIETMRREGFELGISRPKVLYQTDENGQRTEPYETVVIDVDDEHSGTVVEKMQIRKAELTDMRPSGGGKTRISFSGPSRGLIGYHGEFLSDTRGTGIMNRLFEKYGPYKGAIEGRKNGVLISNGAGEAVAYALGPLEERGILFVSPGEALYEGMIIGENAKPDDLEVNPMKSKQLTNFRSTGKDDAIRLTPPRRMTLEQAIAYIDDDEMVEVTPANIRIRKAILDPHERKKASRKKEAA; encoded by the coding sequence ATGTCTTTGCGCAATATTGCGATTATCGCACACGTCGACCATGGCAAGACGACCCTCGTCGATCAGCTTTTCCGCCAGTCGGGCACATTTCGGGACAACCAGCGTGTCGAAGAACGAGCGATGGATTCGAACGACCTGGAAAAGGAACGCGGGATCACGATTCTCGCCAAATGTACTTCGGTCGAGTGGGGCGAAGGCGCCGATGCGACGCGCATCAACATCGTCGACACGCCGGGCCACGCCGACTTCGGCGGCGAGGTCGAGCGGATCCTGAGCATGGTCGATGGCGTCATCCTGCTCGTCGATGCCGCCGAAGGCCCGATGCCGCAGACCAAGTTCGTCACCGGCAAGGCGCTGGCGCTCGGCCTCAAGCCGATCGTCGTCGTCAACAAGATCGACCGCAGCGACGCGCGCGCAGCCGAAGTGCTCGACGAAGTATTCGAACTGTTCCTGACGCTCGACGCCAATGACGAACAGCTTGATTTCCCGATCCTTTATGCCTCGGGTCGCGGCGGCTATGCCTCGGAAAGCCCTGACGCGCGCGAAGGCACGCTCGAGCCGCTGTTCAAGACGATCGTGTCGCATGTTCCGACGCCCGGCCTCGACGAAGAGGCGCCCTTCACCTTCCTCGCGACGCTGCTCGACCGCGACAATTTCATCGGCCGCATCCTGACCGGCCGCGTCCAGTCGGGCACGGTCAAGGTCAACCAGCCGATCCACGCGCTCGACATGGACGGCAAGGTCATCGAAACCGGCCGCGCGTCGAAGCTGCTGGCGTTCCGCGGGCTCGACCGCGTTCCGGTCGAGGAAGCGCGCGCAGGCGACATCGTCGCGATCGCGGGCCTGACCAACGCGACGGTCGCGAACACGATCGCCGACACGAGCGTCAGCGAGCCGATCGCCGCGCAGCCGATCGACCCGCCGACGCTGTCGATGCGCTTCGCCGTCAACGACAGTCCGATGGCTGGCCGCGAAGGCAGCAAGGTGACGAGCCGCATGATCCGCGACCGCCTGTACCGCGAAGCCGAAACCAATGTCGCGATCCGCATCACCGAAAGCGCCGACAAGGACAGCTTCGAAGTCGCGGGCCGCGGCGAGCTTCAGCTCGGCGTGCTCATCGAAACAATGCGCCGGGAAGGCTTCGAACTCGGCATCAGCCGCCCCAAGGTGCTGTACCAGACCGACGAGAACGGCCAGCGCACCGAGCCCTATGAAACCGTCGTCATCGACGTCGACGACGAGCATAGCGGCACGGTTGTCGAGAAGATGCAGATCCGCAAGGCCGAGCTGACCGACATGCGCCCGTCAGGCGGCGGCAAGACTCGCATCAGCTTCAGCGGCCCGTCGCGCGGCCTGATCGGCTATCACGGCGAATTCCTGTCCGACACGCGCGGAACCGGGATCATGAACCGCCTCTTCGAAAAATATGGCCCCTACAAAGGCGCGATCGAGGGCCGCAAGAACGGCGTCCTCATCTCGAATGGCGCGGGGGAAGCCGTCGCCTATGCGCTCGGCCCCTTGGAAGAACGCGGCATCCTGTTCGTCTCGCCCGGCGAGGCGCTCTATGAAGGGATGATAATCGGGGAGAATGCGAAGCCCGACGACCTTGAGGTCAACCCGATGAAGTCGAAGCAGCTCACGAACTTCCGTTCGACGGGCAAGGACGATGCGATC
- a CDS encoding bile acid:sodium symporter family protein, translating to MLARLFPDRFVPVLLATIVVASLLPVRGSAVPVAQGISTAAIVLLFFLNGVRLPRQEVLHGIRNWKLQGGTFAFCFGAMALFGLGAQALTAPLLPPTLALGFLFLGILPSTVQSATAASSMAGGNVAASIVAAALLNLAGVFLSPLLFAALAGKAGAIHGAAALRIVAILLLPFLAGQTAQRWLRPLVLRHRGLATLMDRTAIATAVYVAFSAAVVGGIWTQLDGREIAIVLGVDALLLGSAFGGAWLLGWLLALRRSDRITLLFSGAQKSLAVGAPLAATLFPSPIAGMVLLPILVYHMAQLILSAWIAPALARHQEV from the coding sequence ATGCTCGCGCGCCTGTTCCCCGACCGCTTTGTTCCCGTCCTCCTCGCCACCATCGTCGTCGCGAGCCTGCTGCCGGTGCGCGGAAGCGCGGTGCCGGTCGCGCAAGGGATTTCGACCGCGGCAATCGTGCTGCTCTTCTTCCTCAACGGCGTCCGCCTGCCGCGTCAAGAGGTACTGCACGGCATCCGCAATTGGAAATTGCAGGGCGGCACCTTCGCCTTCTGTTTCGGCGCGATGGCACTATTCGGGCTCGGCGCGCAGGCGTTGACGGCGCCGCTCCTGCCGCCGACACTGGCACTCGGCTTCCTCTTTCTCGGCATATTGCCTTCGACCGTCCAGTCGGCGACCGCCGCCAGTTCGATGGCGGGCGGCAATGTTGCCGCAAGTATTGTCGCGGCGGCGCTGCTCAATCTGGCCGGCGTGTTTCTGTCACCGCTCCTCTTTGCCGCACTCGCGGGCAAGGCGGGGGCGATCCACGGTGCCGCGGCGCTGCGCATCGTCGCAATCCTGCTGCTTCCCTTTCTGGCCGGACAAACGGCGCAGCGCTGGCTTCGCCCGCTGGTGCTACGGCACCGCGGCCTCGCGACGCTGATGGATCGCACCGCGATTGCGACAGCGGTTTATGTCGCCTTTTCCGCGGCCGTGGTTGGCGGCATCTGGACGCAGCTTGACGGGCGCGAGATCGCGATCGTGCTCGGCGTCGATGCGCTGCTGCTCGGTAGCGCCTTCGGCGGTGCCTGGCTGCTCGGCTGGCTGCTCGCGCTCCGCCGATCCGACCGGATCACCCTGCTGTTCTCGGGCGCGCAAAAGAGCCTCGCCGTCGGCGCGCCGCTCGCCGCGACGCTCTTTCCCTCGCCGATCGCCGGCATGGTGCTGCTGCCGATCCTCGTCTATCATATGGCGCAACTGATCCTCTCGGCATGGATCGCGCCGGCGCTGGCGCGCCACCAAGAGGTGTAG
- a CDS encoding 5'-methylthioadenosine/S-adenosylhomocysteine nucleosidase family protein, which translates to MASPRVGRGGDNTRHGAKEDYGARMARILILAALPEEADAVFPGQGAAEAAAFALRSLSVHEHGVTIATCGLGKVNAALCAGMLGGAADLLVMSGTCGSLGPGPGAYWIAEAVQHDYGAAQPGLFRRYRAGEWPIGEAGEAHFAAMPDPGLNLPHARIASGDSFVACPDAAAGLVRDLGAALVDMEVGAVAQAAMRLGKPWAAIKAVTDDANGDSAGDFRANLVRAARIAGAAIERLVARVSG; encoded by the coding sequence TTGGCAAGTCCGCGCGTCGGTCGCGGCGGCGACAACACTCGACATGGCGCGAAAGAGGATTATGGCGCGCGGATGGCCCGCATCCTAATCCTCGCCGCGCTGCCCGAAGAGGCCGATGCCGTTTTTCCCGGCCAAGGCGCCGCCGAAGCGGCCGCTTTTGCGCTTCGTTCGCTGTCAGTGCATGAGCATGGCGTAACGATTGCCACCTGCGGTCTCGGAAAGGTCAACGCGGCGCTATGCGCCGGGATGCTCGGCGGCGCGGCCGATCTGCTGGTGATGAGCGGCACCTGCGGCTCGCTCGGCCCCGGACCTGGCGCCTATTGGATCGCCGAGGCGGTGCAGCACGATTATGGCGCGGCCCAGCCCGGTTTGTTCCGCCGCTATCGGGCCGGCGAATGGCCGATCGGCGAAGCGGGCGAGGCGCATTTCGCCGCGATGCCCGACCCCGGCCTGAACCTGCCACATGCGCGCATCGCAAGCGGCGACAGCTTCGTCGCCTGCCCCGACGCCGCGGCCGGACTGGTGCGCGATCTGGGCGCCGCGCTGGTCGATATGGAGGTCGGCGCAGTGGCGCAGGCGGCGATGCGGCTCGGCAAGCCCTGGGCCGCAATCAAGGCGGTGACCGACGACGCCAACGGCGACAGCGCGGGCGACTTCCGTGCCAATCTCGTGCGCGCGGCGCGCATCGCGGGAGCGGCGATCGAGCGTCTGGTCGCGCGGGTCAGCGGCTGA
- a CDS encoding M61 family metallopeptidase, whose amino-acid sequence MGVQLKEISMRLSLARGIVAAALSAALAATLAAVTPSSAAEPDAGLALTYQPVVAADGRFRAIEVTLRFRGAASGVTIVDLPDEWGGFDKLYNYLGDIRAEGATLAPSSDPAKIALRHAPGAPIVLRYLVRGANRAEQLQDGEVVNDYRPLIQPTWFHLIGDAVVARPEHLDGDTPASFSVRGMPAGTRFASDLEHPGLTVDGLIESIAVGGDFRLIDAGHGARLAVRGSFAKRDDAGWTQSFRRVAAAMSEYWGNDAGRYLVTIIPFAPPGPGATSIGGTGRGDAFAFFATTNALPEMLDRLMTHEMAHSWVNARIGGFSDTVPEAEQFWLSEGFTDFTSWRALVRAGVWTPEQYFAQFNDALREYDASPLRAAPNKEAARLFWTDEKAQRLAYLRGMLFAHWADDRLRRAPGGSSMRNLLLAMQAAAPAARSDAVTLFSAEAQRRDAAIGEGIARFIDRGEPIALPADMLAACGTLRQFERLVFDRGFDVDATLANDRIIAGVAQDGPAWQAGMRDGMTLIGRSGGEIGNSQSEIAYDVDDGGTKRTLRYMPQGRARETVREFALDDLSPPAARQACIGALSR is encoded by the coding sequence ATGGGCGTTCAGCTCAAGGAAATATCGATGCGCCTCTCCCTCGCTCGCGGTATCGTCGCCGCCGCCCTTTCCGCTGCCCTAGCTGCCACCCTCGCCGCCGTCACGCCTTCGAGCGCGGCCGAGCCCGATGCGGGCCTCGCGCTCACCTATCAGCCGGTCGTCGCAGCCGACGGCCGTTTCCGCGCGATCGAAGTGACGCTGCGCTTTCGCGGCGCCGCGAGCGGCGTCACCATCGTCGATCTGCCGGACGAATGGGGGGGCTTTGACAAGCTTTATAATTATCTGGGCGACATCCGCGCCGAGGGCGCGACGCTGGCCCCATCGTCCGATCCCGCCAAGATCGCGTTGCGGCACGCTCCCGGCGCCCCGATCGTCCTGCGCTACCTTGTGCGCGGTGCCAACCGGGCCGAGCAATTGCAGGACGGCGAAGTCGTCAATGACTATCGCCCGCTCATCCAGCCGACATGGTTCCACCTGATCGGCGACGCGGTGGTGGCGCGGCCAGAACATCTGGATGGCGATACCCCGGCAAGCTTTTCGGTCCGCGGGATGCCGGCGGGGACGCGCTTTGCGTCCGACCTCGAACATCCCGGGCTGACCGTCGATGGCCTGATCGAAAGCATCGCCGTCGGCGGCGATTTCCGCCTGATCGATGCAGGACATGGCGCACGGCTCGCAGTGCGCGGTAGCTTTGCAAAACGCGACGATGCCGGCTGGACGCAAAGCTTCCGCCGCGTCGCCGCAGCCATGTCAGAATATTGGGGCAACGACGCCGGGCGCTACCTCGTCACCATCATTCCCTTCGCGCCGCCGGGACCCGGCGCAACCTCGATCGGCGGCACCGGACGCGGCGATGCGTTCGCCTTTTTTGCGACGACCAACGCGCTGCCCGAGATGCTCGACCGGCTGATGACGCATGAAATGGCGCATAGCTGGGTCAATGCCCGGATCGGCGGCTTTTCCGACACAGTGCCCGAAGCCGAGCAATTCTGGCTGTCGGAGGGCTTCACCGATTTCACCTCGTGGCGGGCGCTGGTCCGCGCCGGAGTGTGGACGCCCGAACAATATTTTGCGCAGTTCAACGACGCGCTGCGCGAATATGATGCGTCGCCGCTTCGCGCCGCGCCCAACAAGGAGGCGGCGCGGCTGTTCTGGACCGACGAGAAGGCGCAGCGGCTCGCCTATTTGCGCGGGATGCTTTTCGCGCACTGGGCTGACGACCGGCTGCGGCGCGCGCCAGGCGGATCGTCGATGCGCAACCTGCTGCTGGCGATGCAGGCAGCTGCTCCGGCAGCCCGCAGCGATGCTGTTACCCTGTTCAGTGCCGAGGCGCAGCGCCGCGACGCGGCGATCGGCGAAGGCATCGCCCGATTCATCGATCGCGGCGAACCGATTGCGCTGCCCGCCGACATGCTCGCCGCGTGCGGCACGTTGCGCCAATTCGAACGACTGGTGTTCGATCGCGGCTTCGATGTCGACGCGACGCTCGCGAACGACCGCATTATCGCTGGCGTCGCCCAGGACGGCCCGGCATGGCAGGCCGGGATGCGCGACGGCATGACGCTGATCGGCCGCAGCGGCGGGGAGATCGGCAACAGCCAGAGCGAAATCGCCTATGATGTCGACGATGGCGGCACGAAGCGCACGCTGCGCTATATGCCGCAGGGGCGAGCCCGCGAAACGGTGCGCGAATTCGCGCTCGACGATCTTTCGCCTCCCGCCGCGCGGCAGGCCTGCATCGGTGCGCTCAGCCGCTGA
- a CDS encoding toxic anion resistance protein yields the protein MSEETATATATDELKLTPPEPVPAVAPEKAAGLVPLSTEQKSKLEERVDSFIDDLVAQDENSPEFGKRIDQITNMGRKEMLEAANHSNRFLDRPIKAMDRDTDIGQNLIELRTTVERLDPSANGKLLTKRGFLDKILGSKINNYFAQYRSAQTHIGGILTALANGKDELLMDNAAIDVERRKMWESMGKLEQMIHIAGTLDQRLEAKAAELDGSDPAKAKVIRENALFYARQRTQDLLTQMAVTVQGYLALDLVKKNNVELVKGVDRASTTTVGALKTAITVAQAMTNQKLVLEQITALNTTTANIIDGTSKMLKDNTARIHEQAASSTIPMETLSRAFQNIYDTMDAIDTFKLKALDTMKTTVTSLEGEVAKSKGYIARAEGASQAQASVGGAESPLAAIEG from the coding sequence ATGAGCGAAGAGACCGCGACGGCGACCGCAACCGACGAACTGAAACTGACGCCGCCCGAACCCGTCCCCGCCGTCGCGCCCGAAAAGGCCGCCGGCCTTGTTCCGCTCTCGACCGAGCAGAAATCTAAGCTCGAGGAACGCGTCGACAGCTTCATCGACGATCTGGTGGCACAGGACGAAAATTCGCCCGAGTTCGGCAAGCGCATCGACCAGATCACCAATATGGGGCGCAAGGAAATGCTGGAGGCGGCGAATCATTCGAACCGCTTCCTCGACCGCCCGATCAAGGCGATGGATCGCGATACCGACATCGGCCAGAATCTGATCGAACTGCGTACCACGGTCGAACGTCTCGATCCCTCGGCGAACGGCAAGCTGCTGACCAAACGCGGCTTTCTGGACAAGATCCTGGGCAGCAAGATCAACAATTATTTCGCGCAATACCGCAGCGCCCAGACCCACATCGGCGGCATCCTGACCGCGCTTGCCAACGGCAAGGACGAGCTGCTGATGGACAATGCCGCCATCGACGTCGAGCGCCGCAAGATGTGGGAATCGATGGGCAAGCTCGAACAGATGATCCACATCGCGGGCACGCTCGATCAGCGGCTAGAGGCGAAAGCGGCCGAACTCGACGGCAGCGATCCCGCCAAGGCAAAGGTCATCCGCGAAAATGCCCTGTTCTATGCGCGGCAACGCACGCAGGATCTGCTGACCCAGATGGCGGTGACGGTACAGGGATATCTCGCCCTCGATCTCGTCAAAAAGAATAATGTCGAGCTGGTGAAGGGCGTCGATCGCGCCTCGACCACCACCGTCGGCGCGCTCAAGACCGCGATCACCGTCGCACAGGCGATGACGAACCAGAAGCTCGTGCTCGAACAGATTACCGCGCTCAACACGACCACCGCCAACATCATCGATGGCACTTCGAAGATGCTGAAGGACAATACGGCGCGCATCCACGAACAGGCGGCGTCGAGCACGATCCCGATGGAGACGCTCAGCCGCGCTTTCCAGAATATCTACGACACGATGGACGCGATCGATACCTTCAAGCTCAAGGCGCTCGACACGATGAAGACGACCGTGACCTCGCTCGAGGGCGAGGTCGCCAAGTCAAAGGGCTATATCGCGCGCGCCGAAGGCGCGAGCCAGGCGCAGGCAAGCGTCGGCGGCGCCGAGAGCCCGCTGGCGGCGATCGAGGGCTAG
- the uxaC gene encoding glucuronate isomerase, whose amino-acid sequence MTRPLSLHPDRLFPSDPVPRAIARRLYAEVADLPIISPHGHTDPSWFAGNAPFGNAAELLLHPDHYVFRMLYSQGIALDALGIGNPDADPRESWRLFAQNYHLFRGTPSRMWMDWVFAEAFGFDVQFSSETSDLYYDRITEALATDAFRPRALFDRYRIEVIATTESPLDTLDHHRVIKDANVRGEWGGRVITAYRPDPVVDPEYEGFRDNLARFSDISGEDAFSYAGYLAAHRNRRAFFAGMGATSTDHGHPTAATADLSDAEAEALFVRVTRADVSATDAELFRAHMLTVMAGMSRDDGLVMQIHPGALRNHNSWLFTHYGRDKGADIPTRTDYVRALRPLLARYGNEAGLTIILFTLDESSYARELAPLAGHYPALKLGPAWWFHDSPEGMRRFRAQTTETAGFYNGVGFNDDTRAFLSIPARHDVARRIDCGFLAALVAEHRMEEWEAAELAVDLSYNLAKAAYRL is encoded by the coding sequence ATGACGCGGCCGCTCTCCCTCCATCCCGACCGGCTCTTTCCGTCGGACCCGGTTCCGCGCGCCATCGCGCGCCGCCTTTATGCCGAGGTCGCCGACCTGCCGATCATCAGCCCGCACGGGCATACCGATCCGTCATGGTTCGCCGGCAATGCGCCGTTCGGCAATGCCGCCGAACTTCTGCTGCATCCCGATCATTATGTGTTCCGGATGCTCTATTCGCAGGGCATCGCGCTCGATGCGCTCGGTATCGGCAATCCGGACGCCGATCCGCGCGAAAGCTGGCGGCTGTTCGCGCAAAATTACCATCTCTTTCGCGGCACCCCCTCGCGGATGTGGATGGACTGGGTTTTCGCCGAAGCCTTCGGCTTCGACGTGCAATTCTCGTCCGAAACGTCGGACCTATATTATGACCGGATCACCGAGGCGCTTGCGACCGATGCGTTCCGGCCGCGCGCGCTTTTCGATCGCTACCGAATCGAAGTGATCGCGACGACCGAAAGTCCGCTCGACACGCTCGATCATCATCGGGTCATCAAGGACGCCAATGTGCGCGGCGAGTGGGGCGGGCGCGTCATCACCGCCTATCGCCCCGATCCGGTCGTCGATCCCGAATATGAAGGGTTCCGCGACAATCTCGCGCGCTTCTCTGATATATCGGGCGAAGACGCTTTCAGCTATGCCGGCTATCTTGCCGCGCATCGCAACCGCCGGGCCTTCTTCGCGGGCATGGGCGCGACCTCGACCGACCATGGGCATCCGACCGCGGCAACCGCCGATCTGTCGGACGCGGAGGCCGAGGCGCTGTTCGTGCGCGTTACCCGCGCCGACGTCAGCGCCACCGACGCCGAGCTGTTCCGAGCGCATATGTTGACGGTGATGGCGGGGATGAGCCGCGACGACGGCCTTGTCATGCAGATCCATCCCGGCGCGCTGCGCAACCACAATTCGTGGCTGTTCACGCATTATGGCCGCGACAAGGGCGCCGATATTCCGACGCGCACCGACTATGTCCGGGCGCTGCGGCCGCTGCTCGCCCGTTATGGCAATGAAGCGGGGCTGACGATCATCCTCTTCACGCTCGACGAAAGCAGTTATGCGCGCGAGCTTGCGCCGCTGGCGGGCCATTATCCGGCGCTGAAGCTTGGCCCCGCCTGGTGGTTTCACGACAGCCCCGAGGGCATGCGCCGCTTTCGCGCCCAGACCACCGAGACGGCGGGCTTTTACAACGGCGTCGGTTTCAACGACGACACCCGCGCCTTTCTCTCGATCCCGGCGCGCCACGATGTCGCGCGGCGCATCGATTGCGGCTTCCTCGCTGCGCTGGTTGCCGAGCATCGCATGGAGGAATGGGAGGCGGCCGAGCTGGCGGTCGACCTCAGCTACAATCTCGCCAAGGCCGCGTACCGGCTGTGA
- a CDS encoding mannitol dehydrogenase family protein: MRLSAQTALPAAVRAPAYDRRRQAAGIVHFGIGAFHRAHQAAYTDDAMGAGDRDWGIVGVSLRSGDVAAQLGPQDGLYTVSSRTAAGPEIRLIGAVQRVLVAAQEPQAVIDVLAAPTTHIVSFTVTEKGYLRTADGQLNLDAAKGPSSFYRFVGAALAARKAAGLPGLTLLSCDNLANNGAVLRALMRQYLATDHPDVALWFDATCRCPATMIDRIVPATTDADRAAVEAVLGVRDEGAVVTEAFSQWVIEDDFAGPRPRWDTVGAEFVADVAPYETAKLRMLNGAHSALAYIGLLAGHEHVHRAVADPAIRPLVERLMREEAAPTIDAAPGQDLNAYADALLDRFANPALDHRLIQIAMDGSQKIPQRWLETRAWHQRRGGTCPSIEYAIDAWIAFLNDGRWPIDDPRADALRAAAAQPDARNRLFGPEGLMQYGLARRG, translated from the coding sequence GTGAGGCTGTCGGCGCAAACCGCGCTGCCGGCAGCCGTGCGCGCGCCCGCTTACGACCGTCGCCGGCAAGCGGCAGGGATCGTCCATTTCGGTATCGGTGCCTTTCACCGCGCGCATCAGGCGGCTTATACCGACGATGCGATGGGCGCGGGCGATCGCGACTGGGGCATCGTTGGCGTGTCGCTGCGTTCGGGCGATGTCGCGGCACAGCTTGGCCCGCAGGACGGGCTTTATACGGTGAGCAGCCGGACCGCTGCCGGACCTGAAATTCGATTGATCGGGGCGGTTCAGCGCGTGCTCGTCGCGGCGCAGGAACCGCAGGCCGTCATCGACGTCCTCGCTGCTCCGACAACGCATATCGTCAGCTTCACCGTGACCGAGAAGGGCTATCTGCGCACCGCCGATGGCCAGCTCAATCTTGACGCGGCAAAGGGGCCATCGAGCTTCTATCGCTTCGTCGGGGCGGCGCTGGCGGCGCGCAAGGCGGCGGGATTGCCCGGCCTGACGTTGCTCAGCTGCGACAATCTGGCGAATAATGGCGCAGTGCTGCGCGCGCTGATGCGCCAATATCTCGCCACCGACCATCCAGACGTCGCCCTATGGTTCGATGCGACGTGCCGATGCCCCGCGACGATGATCGATCGCATCGTGCCCGCGACGACCGATGCCGACCGTGCGGCTGTCGAGGCGGTGCTGGGCGTGCGCGATGAAGGTGCGGTGGTCACCGAAGCATTCAGCCAGTGGGTGATCGAGGATGATTTCGCTGGCCCGCGTCCGCGATGGGATACGGTCGGGGCGGAATTCGTTGCCGACGTCGCGCCCTATGAGACCGCGAAGCTGCGCATGCTCAACGGCGCGCATTCGGCGCTGGCCTATATCGGACTGCTGGCGGGGCATGAGCATGTCCATCGGGCGGTCGCCGATCCCGCTATCCGGCCGCTCGTCGAACGGCTGATGCGCGAGGAGGCCGCACCGACCATCGACGCCGCGCCGGGGCAAGACCTTAATGCTTATGCCGATGCGCTGCTCGATCGCTTCGCCAACCCGGCGCTCGATCATCGCCTGATCCAGATCGCAATGGACGGCAGCCAGAAGATCCCGCAGCGCTGGCTCGAAACGCGGGCCTGGCATCAAAGGCGCGGCGGCACCTGCCCGTCGATCGAATACGCCATCGATGCGTGGATCGCGTTTCTGAACGATGGTCGCTGGCCGATCGACGATCCGAGGGCGGACGCGCTGCGCGCAGCGGCGGCGCAGCCCGACGCGCGCAACCGCTTGTTCGGACCCGAAGGCCTGATGCAATATGGTCTGGCCCGGCGCGGCTAG
- a CDS encoding sensor domain-containing diguanylate cyclase: MPAAATPLHINAPLCHSVGPLAAPDDPLSALRFSCSGEPTGYRDGSLWLRADVGNRSEDRNGAALMVHFSRFDRVAVGFTYADGQTRWQTVRRGDYGAHWRVGGQILFEAPARGAPLTAVTMRFDRLADHSLLRARLIPKENASLQAAGMAALVGASLTLLLVSGIYSLSLAVAVRRQYLLWQAAWSGVMIVWGAFWSQIHLVIFPAMAGTVSAQASTLLACLAIGVATASAVTAIDARHLPRALRRGTLALGLAIAIAGVPLALIRTGNLQMLGNLLGIAVLVDLVAVALCIGWSWRKGSVEARDFALAWCLPMATLAIIHLVDVEDGFWGGGSKLAVLVAATWQALWLSAASTRRLAHLRIERDDALAAEAQANELARRDPLTGLLNRRGFVDAVTPLLDQAREGALPAALLLVDVDRFKSINDIYGHEAGDAVLCRIAERIARWEGTMCSVARLGGEEFGLLTIGMEGIMLDRFAESIRREIALCDHSDTMGDRPVTASVGVAEVRPAPDFQYLYRIADEALYDAKRAGRNRINVQRVPPRGDGEPGADDRGVAYPA, encoded by the coding sequence GTGCCCGCTGCGGCGACGCCGCTGCACATCAATGCGCCGCTCTGCCACTCGGTCGGACCGCTGGCCGCACCCGACGACCCGCTGTCCGCGCTGCGCTTTTCCTGCAGCGGCGAGCCGACGGGGTATCGCGACGGCAGCCTGTGGTTGCGGGCCGATGTCGGCAATCGTTCCGAGGATCGCAACGGCGCCGCACTGATGGTGCATTTCTCGCGCTTCGACCGGGTTGCGGTGGGGTTCACCTATGCCGACGGACAAACGCGCTGGCAGACAGTGCGCCGCGGCGATTATGGCGCGCACTGGCGCGTCGGCGGCCAGATATTGTTCGAGGCCCCGGCCCGCGGCGCGCCGCTGACCGCGGTGACCATGCGCTTCGACCGCCTCGCCGACCACAGCCTGCTGCGCGCGCGCCTCATCCCCAAGGAAAATGCGAGCCTGCAGGCGGCGGGGATGGCGGCGCTCGTCGGCGCCTCGCTCACCCTGCTGCTCGTCAGCGGCATCTATAGCCTGTCGCTCGCGGTCGCGGTGCGCCGCCAATATCTGCTGTGGCAGGCGGCATGGTCGGGCGTAATGATCGTCTGGGGCGCCTTCTGGTCGCAGATTCATCTGGTGATCTTTCCCGCCATGGCGGGAACGGTCTCGGCGCAGGCATCGACCTTGCTCGCCTGCCTTGCCATCGGCGTCGCGACCGCCAGCGCGGTGACCGCGATCGACGCCCGGCATCTTCCGCGGGCTTTGCGCCGGGGAACCCTCGCGCTGGGGCTGGCGATCGCCATCGCTGGCGTGCCGCTGGCGTTGATTCGCACCGGCAATCTGCAGATGCTCGGCAATCTGCTGGGCATCGCGGTCCTCGTCGATCTGGTCGCGGTCGCGCTGTGCATCGGCTGGAGCTGGCGCAAGGGATCGGTCGAGGCGCGCGATTTCGCGCTCGCCTGGTGTCTGCCGATGGCGACGCTCGCGATCATTCATCTGGTCGATGTCGAGGACGGATTCTGGGGCGGGGGGTCGAAACTGGCGGTGCTGGTCGCCGCAACCTGGCAGGCGCTGTGGCTGTCGGCGGCATCGACGCGGCGGCTCGCGCATCTGCGCATCGAACGCGACGATGCGCTGGCGGCCGAGGCGCAGGCGAACGAGCTTGCGCGCCGCGATCCGCTCACCGGATTGCTCAACCGGCGGGGCTTCGTCGATGCCGTCACCCCGCTGCTCGATCAGGCGCGCGAAGGGGCGCTGCCGGCGGCGCTGCTGCTCGTCGATGTCGATCGCTTCAAGTCGATCAACGATATCTACGGCCATGAAGCCGGCGATGCGGTCCTTTGCCGCATCGCCGAACGCATCGCCCGGTGGGAAGGGACGATGTGCAGCGTCGCGCGGCTGGGCGGCGAGGAGTTCGGCCTGCTGACCATCGGGATGGAAGGCATCATGCTCGATCGCTTTGCCGAGAGCATCCGCCGCGAAATCGCGCTGTGCGATCATAGCGACACGATGGGCGACCGGCCGGTGACCGCCAGCGTCGGCGTCGCCGAAGTGCGGCCGGCCCCCGATTTTCAATATCTCTATCGGATCGCCGACGAGGCACTCTACGATGCGAAACGCGCCGGCCGGAACCGGATCAATGTCCAGCGTGTGCCGCCGCGCGGCGACGGGGAACCCGGCGCCGACGATCGCGGAGTAGCCTATCCCGCCTGA